A single Saccopteryx bilineata isolate mSacBil1 chromosome 9, mSacBil1_pri_phased_curated, whole genome shotgun sequence DNA region contains:
- the COX7A1 gene encoding cytochrome c oxidase subunit 7A1, mitochondrial isoform X1: MSLDLGPWNVSQALIRSFSSSARNRMENRVAEKQKLFQANNDLPVHLKGGGTDNILYRLTMALCLGGTAYTLYCLGWASFPHKK, encoded by the exons ATGTCCCTGGATTTGGGGCCTTGGAAC gtttCCCAGGCATTGATTCGCTCCTTCAGCTCATCCGCCCGGAACCGCATGGAGAACCGAGTGGCTGAGAAACAGAAACTCTTCCAG GCGAACAATGACCTCCCGGTGCACTTGAAAGGCGGGGGAACCGACAACATTCTGTACCGATTGACCATGGCGCTGTGTCTGGGAG GCACGGCCTACACCCTCTATTGCCTTGGCTGGGCTTCCTTCCCCCACAAGAAGTGA
- the COX7A1 gene encoding cytochrome c oxidase subunit 7A1, mitochondrial isoform X2, with the protein MKAMRVSQALIRSFSSSARNRMENRVAEKQKLFQANNDLPVHLKGGGTDNILYRLTMALCLGGTAYTLYCLGWASFPHKK; encoded by the exons ATGAAGGCCATGAGG gtttCCCAGGCATTGATTCGCTCCTTCAGCTCATCCGCCCGGAACCGCATGGAGAACCGAGTGGCTGAGAAACAGAAACTCTTCCAG GCGAACAATGACCTCCCGGTGCACTTGAAAGGCGGGGGAACCGACAACATTCTGTACCGATTGACCATGGCGCTGTGTCTGGGAG GCACGGCCTACACCCTCTATTGCCTTGGCTGGGCTTCCTTCCCCCACAAGAAGTGA